The Glycine soja cultivar W05 chromosome 8, ASM419377v2, whole genome shotgun sequence genome has a window encoding:
- the LOC114423680 gene encoding dCTP pyrophosphatase 1-like yields the protein MTGVADEAPVTLDTLKQLMAQFAKERDWDRFHSPRNLLLALVGEVGELSEIFQWKGEVPKGLPDWKEEEKVHLGEELSDVLLYLVRLSDICGVDLGKAALRKVQLNAIKYPAKVCKEEEVVVSISSNQEEEKNPSTNNNGTATESDAD from the exons ATGACCGGTGTTGCTGATGAAGCCCCCGTTACCCTCGACACGCTGAAGCAATTAATGGCTCAGTTCGCCAAAGAGAGAGACTGGGACCGTTTTCACAGCCCAAGAAACCTTCTTTTGGCTCTG GTGGGTGAAGTAGGAGAATTGTCTGAGATATTTCAGTGGAAAGGTGAGGTTCCAAAGGGTCTTCCAGATTGGAAAGAGGAGGAAAAGGTTCATCTTGGGGAAGAGCTTTCTGATGTGTTGCTTTACCTTGTCAGGCTCTCTGACATTTGTGGCGTTGATCTTGGTAAAGCTGCTTTACGAAAGGTTCAACTCAATGCCATCAAATATCCTGCAAAAGTTTGCAAAGAGGAGGAGGTGGtggtttcaatttcaagcaaccaagaggaagaaaaaaacccTTCCACCAATAATAATGGCACTGCCACTGAATCTGATGCTgactga